Below is a window of Thermodesulfomicrobium sp. WS DNA.
CAAAAACCGTTTTGAGGGCGCGGGTCTCGGTCTTGTCGTTGAGTTTGGTGGAGGTCCCGTGGGCGTTGATGAAGTCCACGTCTTCCGGAGCGATACCCGCCTCGCGCAAGGCGGCTCGCATGGCCTGGGCCATACCCGCACCGGATTCCTCTGGGGCCGCGATGTGGTAGGCGTCGTCCGAGGCCCCGTAACCGATGACTTCTCCGTAAATGCGGGCCCCGCGGGCCTTGGCGTGCTCGAGCTCCTCCAGGAGCAAAAAGCCCGCGCCTTCGCCGATGACAAATCCGCTGCGCTGGGCATCGAAGGGCCGGCTCGCCTTGGCGGGCGCTTCGTTTTGGGTGCAAAGCGCCTTCATGGCGTTGAAGCCGGAGACCCCCATGGGGGTAATGGTGGACTCCACCCCGCCGGTGATGCACGCCTTGACCCGACCCAAGGCCACGTCGGCAAAGGCGTAGCCAATGGCGTGGGTACTGGAGGCGCAGGCCGAAGTGGTGACCAGGTTGGGTCCTTTGGCGCCGGTGAACATGGCCACTTGGCCTGCGGCCATGTTGGCGATGAGCATGGGGATGTAGAAGGGGGAAACGCGGCGGGGGCCTGCCTGCATGAGCTTGGTGTGGAACTCTTCGATGGTGGAAAGGCCGCCCAGCCCGCAACCGAGGATCACCCCTACCTCGGGGGCCAGCTCTTCGGCGATGACCAGGCCGGCATCCTCCATGAGCTGGGCCGCGGCCACAATGGCGATCTGGAGGAAGCGGTCCATGCGCCGGGCTTCTTTGGGATTGATGGAGCGGGAAGGATCGAAGCCTTTGAGTTCGGCAGCGATGCGGGTTTCAAACTCCGAGGCGTCAAAGAGGGTAATCGGGCCCACCCCGCTGACTCCAGCCACCAAATTGGCCCAGCTTTCCTGCAGGCTGTTGCCGATGGGAGTCACGGCGGCCATGCCGGTGACGACAACGCGATGTCCAATCATGGTCTTCTCGTAAATAGGCCGGGAGATGCCGGCGGAAAAAGACTGCGGGCGCATGCGCCCGCAGGGGGTTACTTGGTCTTGGCCGTGATGTAGTTGATGGCGTCCTGGACGGTGACGATCTTCTGGGCGTCGTCGTCCTCGATTTCGATATCGAATTCCTCTTCCATGGCCATGATGAGTTCCGTGAGGTCTAGGGAATCCGCTCCGAGGCTCTCGACGAAAGAGGATTCGGGCTTCACCTCGTCGATGGAAACACCCAGCTGTTCGCTCACGAGTTCTTTGACCTTTGCTTCGATGGACATGTGTTTTCCTCCGCTCTGTGGGGATAATGCGTAGAGTGATGGCAGGAGCTAGAGATACATCCCGCCGTTGACGCCAATGACTTGACCGGTGATGTATGCGGCCGCGTCCGAGAGTAGGAAGGCCGTGGCCTCGGCCACGTCCTGTGCAGACCCGAGACGGCCCAAGGGGATGCGCGCCTGGTAGGCGTCGCGGATCTCCTGGGAGAGCCCGCCGGTCATGTCGGTTTCGATGAAGCCCGGAGCCACGGCGTTGACCGTGATGCCGCGCGGGGCAAGCTCCAGGGCCGCGGATTTGGTGAGCCCGATGAGGCCCGCCTTGGCGGCGCAGTAGTTGGCCTGGCCGGCATTGCCCATCTGCCCCACGACCGAGGCGATGGAGACGATGCGGCCAAAGCGCTGGCGCATCATGATCTTGGCCGCTTCCTGAAGGAAGACGAAGGCCCCGGTGAGGTTCACGCGCAGGACCTCTTCCCAGGCGGCAAGCTTCATGCGCACCAAAAGGCCGTCTCGGGTGATGCCGGCATTGTTGATGAGCGCCGCGAGAAAGACCTTGTCTTTGATTTCTTCCGCGAAGAATTGGGCAATGGCCGCCGGGTCCCCGGCGTCCACGCGAAAGCCGCGCACTGGGGCTGGGCTCAGGGAGGCACAGAGCTCCTCTGCCAGTTCTGGCCGGCTCACGTAGGTGAAGTACACGTGATAGCCGCGCTCGGCCAGGGTGGTGACAATGGCCTTGCCAATGCCGCGGGTGCCGCCGGTGACCAGCGCGGTGCGGATGGAATCGCTCATGGTGTCGTGGGGCTCCTTGCAGGAATGAAAAACGAGGTGTCCTCTACGGCGTCGGGCCTAAAATTGCAACAGGGCCGCGGCCCAGGTAAACCCGCCGCCAAAGGAGGCCAAGAGCACCGTGTCCCCT
It encodes the following:
- the fabF gene encoding beta-ketoacyl-ACP synthase II encodes the protein MIGHRVVVTGMAAVTPIGNSLQESWANLVAGVSGVGPITLFDASEFETRIAAELKGFDPSRSINPKEARRMDRFLQIAIVAAAQLMEDAGLVIAEELAPEVGVILGCGLGGLSTIEEFHTKLMQAGPRRVSPFYIPMLIANMAAGQVAMFTGAKGPNLVTTSACASSTHAIGYAFADVALGRVKACITGGVESTITPMGVSGFNAMKALCTQNEAPAKASRPFDAQRSGFVIGEGAGFLLLEELEHAKARGARIYGEVIGYGASDDAYHIAAPEESGAGMAQAMRAALREAGIAPEDVDFINAHGTSTKLNDKTETRALKTVFGDHAYRMPITANKSMIGHLLGAAGGAEAVFTVMSLVTGIIPPTINYEEPDPDCDLDYTPNTAREVPVTIGMSNSFGFGGTNASLLFRRFAG
- the fabG gene encoding 3-oxoacyl-[acyl-carrier-protein] reductase, encoding MSDSIRTALVTGGTRGIGKAIVTTLAERGYHVYFTYVSRPELAEELCASLSPAPVRGFRVDAGDPAAIAQFFAEEIKDKVFLAALINNAGITRDGLLVRMKLAAWEEVLRVNLTGAFVFLQEAAKIMMRQRFGRIVSIASVVGQMGNAGQANYCAAKAGLIGLTKSAALELAPRGITVNAVAPGFIETDMTGGLSQEIRDAYQARIPLGRLGSAQDVAEATAFLLSDAAAYITGQVIGVNGGMYL
- the acpP gene encoding acyl carrier protein produces the protein MSIEAKVKELVSEQLGVSIDEVKPESSFVESLGADSLDLTELIMAMEEEFDIEIEDDDAQKIVTVQDAINYITAKTK